In Bacteroides cellulosilyticus, the genomic stretch CTGAGAAACCGTCACGACGTACAGAACCTGTCAGCAAATAACGATCCATCAAAGAGTAATTCAAGCGCCACAACAAACCATTACCAGTCTGCATTTCGTCATTTGCACTGACAGTAGGAGTTATACCGGCCTGAATACCATGATAACTCAATGCGCCATTCGGCTGGAAACCTTCATTGTTTCCTGTACTCTGCCAGTTCTGGTACTTTTCAGCAGTATATACGAAAGTGAAGTCAAAGTTATGAATTTTAGCAAAGGTACGGTTCCATTTCAACATGTTATCAATGCTCCATTCATAGTCTGAATAGTCCACACGTTTTGCTTTACCACCTGCTACTACACCCGGTTTGATATCAGAATCAAAATAGTAATCCTTTCTCCAGCCATAACGCACATTGAAAGTTGTCTGCCAGGTAAATCCGAAAGGAAGAGTTAGCTTACCATAAACGCTAGAATTAAAGGTCTGCGTTCTGTAATATTTATCATCCACCGAACGATTCAATAACGGATTGGCAATACGGTTGTCATCCCAAGGTCTAACCTTGATGCTTCCATCAGCCTCATAAACGTCTCCAAAGGGACTGGCTGCCTTAGCTGCACCCGTATCTGCCTTAATATCATCCGAGCCTTTATGAACGAACTGCGCATTCAAACCAATATTCAACCATTTCGTAATCTCAGTATCCAAATTCACACGTGATCTTGAAGCACGGAATTGATCACCTACTACAATACCATCATTATTAGTGTAACCTAACGACACATAATAGTTGGTTCTTGCCGTCTTACCGGAAACAGAGGCACTGTAATCCTGTCTCAAACCATTCTGATAGACGAGATCCATCCAGTCAACGAATTTACCGGCTTTATAGTTGTTAACCTCAATAGGATTGAATTCCAGTCGTTGCATCCAGGTTTCAATATAATCACCAGAGAAAGAGCTGTCATAGCCTGCCCATTGTTCACGAGAAACGCCATCGGGCAGATTGTCGGGATTATCATAATAACCCAAGCCATGCTGTTGTTCACCCGGCTTAAAGTAATCGATTGTTTTGAAGTAATCAACACGCCTCTGCATATACTGTTCAGCAGTAGGCATCTCCGGCATAAAAGTAGCTTGTGAAACACCTATTTTTGTACTTACGTTGATAATAGGTTTCTCAGAAGAACCTCTCTTGGTATTGATAAGAATGACACCTGCCGATCCTTTCGAACCGTAGATAGCAGTAGAGCTGGCATCCTTCAGGATATCCATACTTTCAATGTCATTCGGATTAATATCATCAATATTACCATAGAATACCACACCATCCAAAACAATCAAAGGAGAAGTACTGGCCTTCAAGGATTGTTTACCACGAATCAAAAGTCCGGAGGCACCGCCACCTGCATCAGTAGAAGGAGTGATGTGCACACCGGGAACAGTACCCACCAGGAAGTCAAGAGCATTTGTTGCAGCCCTGTTCTTTGTCACTTCCTCACCAACGTGTGCCACAGCACCTGTTACATCCTTTCTCTTCATCGTACCATAACCCACCACAACAACTTCATCCAGCAACTTAGAATCTTCCACTAATGTAACATTCAGAGTTCTTGCGTTGGCATCAATCGTTTTTTCTACCGTTTGATAACCAATGAATGAGAATACTAAAATAGATTTTTGTGCAGGAACGTTCAATGAATACTTACCATCTAAATCGGTAATAGTACCCAAAGCAGCATTACCCTTTACAGTAACGTTTACACCGATTACTGTTTCGCCCGTGGCATCTTTAACGACACCCGTAACGATTCTGCCCGATTGGGCTTGAGCATAAATTGTAGAAATGAGGAGGAGGAGTAACATCCTAACCCTTGCATCAGAAAAGAATCTTAAAATCTTCTGCTTCATAATATTAAATTTTAAAAAATTGTAAAGACTTACTTAGCTTTAAAGCAAGACAAAAGTAGAGATTTGATTGAATAACAGATGATACTGTAATCCCTAAAAAGAGAAAAAATGTCCCATTTTACCCGTCAGGAGCATCCAAAACTGTGATAGACACAAAATTTTCAATAATGAGACGAATATATTATTCCACTTATTACTTAGAGATAGCACTACGAACCTATTGACAAACTTTCACACCATAAAAAAGAGCAAAAGAAATATTATTTCAAGAAGATAATACAAGATGCCCATTTCACATTCTATGAAATGGGCATCTCATCCCCCAATATAGGCTGATAATGAATATGAAAGAAAATAATGTTATCAAAAACTCTCAATCAAGAGCTTGGATTACAAGCTTTCCCGCCTTATTTGTAGCCGGCAGAGTAATTTCCAACATTCCTGCATGGGCAGGTCTATACTGAACTGGTTTTCCGTTGAAGAATACTTCATATTGATGTCCTGCATCCATACAGACAATCATACAACGCTCATGAGGTGTTGTCGAATCATCAAAAGAGAGTTCAGCCTTATATGCGGAATGATTCTCATTAAAATCACTCTTCGTAATCCATACCTCAAAACCAGTGGAAACTTTACCCGGCCTATAGTATGCTGCAAACCAATTTAATATAGGAGATGAAAGCCCCGAAAACTGGTGCCACCCTGCTCCTCTCCCCGACGAAATGATGAAATGCTCGAATGTGAAATAACTTTCTTCACACTCCTTCTCCCAATTATCCAGAGCTGTATGTGCCACTCGGTAAGCCTCTTCCCCTTTACCCAAATCTAAAAGAGCCTTCCACATCATCCACTGATGGGGAAACCAGACAGCACCGTTCCAATATCCATCTTCTTTATAATAAGGAGCAGACTGATCGACCGTTGAAAGCCCGACTTTAGTCCACAGTTCGTCAGGAGAAAACAAATGTTCCATCAACCGGTCCACCTGAGCGGAAGAACAGATACCTGCTGCCAAAGGGGTAACCCCATCCAGTCCTTTATTGAAATTAGACCGATCCTTATACCGGAAAATATCTTTCGCATTTCCCAGAGAATCATGGACTACATATCCGAAGTATCCGCTTTCTTCATCCCAAGAGTAAGTTTGCAGGGCGTACGACAAGAGTTTGATGATCCGTTCATACTCCTTCACATCCTTTTTCAGCCCCAGTCCCTTCGCTGCCAGGCGCAGAATCTTCGCCGCCCGCAGATAATAAGCAGAGGTAACCACAGGAGTCACCGATTGATACTGCGATTTATTACCACGTAATGCATGTTGAGGCGGATAATCGTCCCATCCACCGGAATTATAGAAATAATCCCATGTACGAAGCAGACCGGAACCTGCCATTCGGGTAGGTGAATACGGATCAGCTCCGACCATAAAATCAAAATATTGTTTCAGCCTGGGATATAAGAATCTCAGCGCTTCCTGTGACAGGCTGTTATTCCACAAATCAGCATAAGCATACATCTGAATGGGTAACGGGGTACCGTGATGTATGAAAGCCGATTCACTCCCCACCGGAGTTGTATAAGCCTTGATACATTCGAAAGCCTTGACCGGGTCCACATCAATCAGTCCCAACGCAATGAAACCGGAGTCCCAGGTATAAAGGCTGTTCCAATTCTTACCCGGCGTAAAATGTCTGATGTATTCCTTCTGTGTATAAACCGGATATACGATATTCGACAAGAGTGAGGCTTGCAGCAGGCGATTTCCCAGAAGATACTTCTCTCCGCCTGGCAGCACCTGGTCTTCAGGCTTCGCTTTTTCCGCTGAACTGATCCGTGCAACCAGTTTATCCGCTGTCGAATGGAAATCCAGCAATTCCTGCTTCACCTGTTCTTTATTCCCACTGCACACCAGCATGTAAATGGTCTGTTCCGAATCAGGTTTCAGCACGATAGGACGCAAAAAAGCATTGGCATAATGCCAGTTCCTGTCCCCAATCAGCCTTGAAGATACATGTTCATGCACCCTTCTACGGAAGAAAGACTCCAATTCACCGTTCAGTATCTCCCT encodes the following:
- a CDS encoding SusC/RagA family TonB-linked outer membrane protein, whose protein sequence is MKQKILRFFSDARVRMLLLLLISTIYAQAQSGRIVTGVVKDATGETVIGVNVTVKGNAALGTITDLDGKYSLNVPAQKSILVFSFIGYQTVEKTIDANARTLNVTLVEDSKLLDEVVVVGYGTMKRKDVTGAVAHVGEEVTKNRAATNALDFLVGTVPGVHITPSTDAGGGASGLLIRGKQSLKASTSPLIVLDGVVFYGNIDDINPNDIESMDILKDASSTAIYGSKGSAGVILINTKRGSSEKPIINVSTKIGVSQATFMPEMPTAEQYMQRRVDYFKTIDYFKPGEQQHGLGYYDNPDNLPDGVSREQWAGYDSSFSGDYIETWMQRLEFNPIEVNNYKAGKFVDWMDLVYQNGLRQDYSASVSGKTARTNYYVSLGYTNNDGIVVGDQFRASRSRVNLDTEITKWLNIGLNAQFVHKGSDDIKADTGAAKAASPFGDVYEADGSIKVRPWDDNRIANPLLNRSVDDKYYRTQTFNSSVYGKLTLPFGFTWQTTFNVRYGWRKDYYFDSDIKPGVVAGGKAKRVDYSDYEWSIDNMLKWNRTFAKIHNFDFTFVYTAEKYQNWQSTGNNEGFQPNGALSYHGIQAGITPTVSANDEMQTGNGLLWRLNYSLMDRYLLTGSVRRDGFSAFGQNNPFGVFSTVAAGWRISEEKFLKDVEWINNLKLRLSWGQTGNRDIGRYAAFSRLTITNVIQNGVNYKGVYPSSLANRDLKWETTTGFNFGVDFGLFKNRLSGSVELYKNKTNDLLMDRAMPEISGYGKIASNLGELANQGAELTLSSVNINTSNVRWNTTFTYSTNKNEIKHLYGDMIDVLDADGNVIGQREDDDVQNGWYIGHAIDEIYDYKWIGVWQLGEELEAAKYGKQPGDPRLLDVNNDGKINDDDKLWLGTKTPKHRMTLSSDLNLFKCINFSFVLRGEFGWMDIDNLPRNETNRFYNTSNSVWTEYWTPWNPNSKYARLGANIDSPGVNIYEKRNYVRMQNMALSYTFPKKLINKFMIDNLRFSINVDNAFVISKWRTSDPLTKAITPRIWTFGVDITL
- a CDS encoding MGH1-like glycoside hydrolase domain-containing protein, giving the protein MKRYLMTFLAAFLALYCAGAVFPLPFSGNSHDIASLHAWGPYSKRYAGISHIPDMRKGIRFDFSVMPGYYRNRQLVPHVLFESSYYPWEINPEMTRITYRYELEWKDRVYTDVTYHILDDNRTLVGIRCVNNTSMPQNLVLNQMAYIDYPETYPQVAVSDTAGLQWYNAIDYIENEPASKSPQYRLVYDGWQRNEERSTSSLDGSILGRGFGRNRGDRLSYLVNILPGQEDGAIGLRFKMKKGESAVLHLKGLVEQSVELEGTGEFSFLSVPYHGKKVGGYKLELVSGSTVAISLDGFFIGDANDINNVNVVRAPIPFTPVMEVGETQKDFILKYKGCSNYYGVAWNYQHSEVREILNGELESFFRRRVHEHVSSRLIGDRNWHYANAFLRPIVLKPDSEQTIYMLVCSGNKEQVKQELLDFHSTADKLVARISSAEKAKPEDQVLPGGEKYLLGNRLLQASLLSNIVYPVYTQKEYIRHFTPGKNWNSLYTWDSGFIALGLIDVDPVKAFECIKAYTTPVGSESAFIHHGTPLPIQMYAYADLWNNSLSQEALRFLYPRLKQYFDFMVGADPYSPTRMAGSGLLRTWDYFYNSGGWDDYPPQHALRGNKSQYQSVTPVVTSAYYLRAAKILRLAAKGLGLKKDVKEYERIIKLLSYALQTYSWDEESGYFGYVVHDSLGNAKDIFRYKDRSNFNKGLDGVTPLAAGICSSAQVDRLMEHLFSPDELWTKVGLSTVDQSAPYYKEDGYWNGAVWFPHQWMMWKALLDLGKGEEAYRVAHTALDNWEKECEESYFTFEHFIISSGRGAGWHQFSGLSSPILNWFAAYYRPGKVSTGFEVWITKSDFNENHSAYKAELSFDDSTTPHERCMIVCMDAGHQYEVFFNGKPVQYRPAHAGMLEITLPATNKAGKLVIQALD